TTGCACGACTCCAGCCGGGGGGAAGTTTTGCTCATTACCCCTCTGATGAGCTTTGTGCTGGGGGGGCAGGAGCCTCAGGCAGGCGGTTTGCCAGGGCCTCATCCCTGCCCTAGCCCCAAGGCTGCTCACCCCATCCCACGGGGGAAGGCAGCGGCagtgggacaggctgggagcTCACATATCCCAGCCCCTCTCGGTCTGTGGGCTCAGGACACACCCAACCCGGATCAGACGAGCTGAGAAGGCCCCAGGCACCCACTGTGCACCCGTCAGCCGCCgctcagcacagctgggcactgcccGGGCAGgtctgctgcctgcagaggagcaggaagggaagcACCTTCCCAGTGCAGCACTGGAGGGTTTGGCCCAGGCCAAGAGACCATGTGTTGGCCGCAGGTCTGGGGCAGAGGCACCTAACGCTgcaccctcccctccctgggAAGGGCAAAGATGCTCTCCAGGCCAGAGGCAACCCTGCCCAGacgctcctgcctcctctgcaAGGTGGGAAGAGGGTTGCTGCGAGACCCACACTGCCCTGAGCCCTGGGAGAGCAGCCAGCCCATCCTGCCACAGCTCCATGCGGGAGctgaagggcaggagctggTCCACGTCTGGCATGGAAACCCCTGGAACAGACCGGGCAGAGCCTCGCCGATGCACCACGGCCTTCCCTAGGAGAACTTTATTAAATAGTTTCcaaaaaaacagaagcagaaagaCTCAGCATGACCCTGTCCCTCCCAGCTAGTCAAAAACTACAAACAGACCACCCCCGTGCCcccagtgctggcagctgccgGGCAGAAACTGCCTGGTGCCCTACGAACACAGCTCTGGCATCACAGGCAGGGGAGGCAGGAAGGTCCCACAGGGACAGCCCAGAGGGCTGCAGGGTGAGCCCCAAAAGGTGTTGAAAATCACACAACGCTCACATGCTGCCCCCCCAAAAGCAACCACTCACTGCCACCACAAGCCCCCCAAACCACTCCTCCCCCACAGGGCTGAAGAGGAGCTGAACATGCCCAAACAAGGGGCAGCCAACATCAGCTCTGGCTGTCACTCCTCAGCTAGAGACACCAGTGCCCCAGTTTCTGTGGCTTTGTGAACACCCAAACACagcttcccccttcccccccctttgAAGTTCATAAAAtagggggtttgttttttgctttgccTACAAAGACAGTAATTTCCTTTGCAACAGCAGAACAGTCTCCCTGCGAGGTAGAGAGTTAATTTCAGGGCTGACAGATCCTAAATTCAAACCCGTTTGTTCTAGTTGAGGTAAAATTCAGTAGTTTATAGTAAGTTTTGCAATGCTAGAGGGCCATCAAGATTCCTCATTGCCAGAGTCATCCTCATCACCGTAACAGctctctgcttcctcctccatctCATCATCCTCATAATAGTCATCATAGAAGAGGTCTGAGCCCTCATCTGAGGCTGGAACCTTGGTCTTCACACAGTACTCTGCCAGCGTGGTGGGGACTTTCACACCGTCCCGCTCAGCGTCCAGTTTGGTGCCCAGCACTTGCTTCCTGGAGGGCCAGAAGTGAGGGGTGAGGACAGAGCTCTGCACCATAGCCCTCCAGATCCCGTGTCCCACAGGAtgccagcccagccagcactgccaggcctGGCTCAGCACACACCTGATGATGTCCGTGTACTCCCGGTCcttccctttgctctccttccacTTGCGGTACATCACAGAGGCGTCCACATTGGCTGGGGAAAACGTGTTGGGCTCATTCAGCAGTGAGATCACACTCAGGAGAATGGTCCTGGCATCGATGAACACAGGCAGGTCAGAGCCAAGGTGGGTCAGCAGCCACCCAcaccccagcagtgccagcagccccGTGTCCCAGCAATGCCACTGAGTCCATGGGCTGAGAgagccctgtgctgcccacagCAAGGGAAGGTCCCAGTGAGGAGGAGCAGGCCAGGCAGGGGACACCAGCACATGGGCTGTCGGGCTCACGTGCAACCCCACACAAGCTCTGCCTGTTCTTCAGCAAAGCCCACAGCCCAAGTGCCTCCAACAGCCCCCTGGAATCTCCTTCAGGCTTTGGGAGCCAAAGGCCGTCCCCATCCTCCCACCATCCCACCCTGCCCTTAGCTGAGCCCcccacccacagccctcaccgCACGTTCTGGGTGGGGTTCCAGCGCTCCGATGGCAGCTCCCCACTCTGCGGGTCGTCCACAGGTGGGTGGAGGATGGAGATGCAGACATCACCAGTCTGAAAGCACAAGAGAAACAGAACCCTCAGGAGCTGATGCCCCAAGCACCCTTCAGTAGCAGCTCCTCACTCACTCTTCCCTTCGGCTGAAGCCACGTGAAGCAATCCCAGCTGTTCCTTCAGTCCCAAGGAAGGGGCACCAGAGTTGTTGCTGCAGCCTCAGGCCTTGGGCTGCCAGCACCATATGGGTCAGGCTGCCCGATGCTGAACACTCCGTGtacccagcacagccctcctgcaccccctgtgcccagggccCCGGGGCCTGGCACGTTGCTCGCCCTGCAGCCGCTCGTGGCACAGGCACGACATCCCCGTGGGCTGAGCGTGGGAGCTGTTGGGCCTGGGAAGCCTGGCTGGCCTGGAACCTGTGCTGGGACAGCAAACGGCTGTCGTGAGCTCATTAGTGGCATTCCCAGTGCCAGGCAGTCATTGCCAAAGGCACTGAGTGTCCAGTGCCAGACAAAGGCTGGCACTTGCATCCAGTGTCATTACAATAGATGCACACATGTCCACTGCCTGTCCAAGACTTTCCTCGCTGTCCCGGGGGACCTACCTCATAGATATTGGGGTGCCACATTTTGGTTAAGAACCTGAAGGCAGGAGGAGAGTAGGGGTAGTCGATGGGAAATCGGAGACGAGCCTGCAAGGAAACAATAAGGAGACATGAGGGGACCAGCTTGTGAGAAGGAAAGGATGGAAACCACAAAGCTCCTGACAGCTCTGGGAAAAAGGAACCTCTGCCAAGCCCAGATGGGCTTCTGTTGGCCTCCATGTCAGCTGGCTCCGTAAGCAGGACACCAGCCCCAGGGGCAGGACAGacaccagccctgcaggtgcCCTCTCACCACACAGAGTGGGGTAAGTGAATGGGCTGTGAGGGTTGtcagctccttccccaccaTTCTGCCCAATACCCTCCTCTCCAGCAGGGCCCACCCACGCTAACCTGGTGCTCTCCAACATGGAGGGACCAGTGGGAGCCCACAGTGCTGATCCAGCACGGCCTCAGCACCTGGAGCCAGCCAAcccccagggctgctgtccagtGGCCAGAGCTGTGCCACCGGAGAAAAGGCTGTTTACCCTTCAGAGCTCAGGGGAAGGAAGCATCAGGTGTTTTGTGCTCTGATTAACACATCAAATGTCTAAAAATAGCCTGTCACTGCTGAAAAGAGACCAAGTCCAAACTGGCTGCAGCGCGAAGCTCGGGggctaaaaataaaagcacGTGAAGTTcaggctgcagcccagggctccGGCAGCCACCGAGGGCTCCTCCCGCAGCCAGCGaaccccaggggctggggccaggCAAACACAGCCTCACTGTCCACCCCTGAGTGAGGAGGTGAAGCCTGAGGTGGCACAGGGACTTAGAGAAACGTCCTCAtggcccccagagctgctgccagcaccaggCGTCCGAGAGGATGGGGGCAGCTCCTCCCTGGTGGCAACGTCCCAGAGGCTGATTCAGCTTTCGGCTGTTTCCAGGCCCTGGGAACAAACTTCCAGATTGAgactcagctgctgctcccaaaacAGGCAACGGCCAGAAACAAACTGTGAAGGTTTAAAACACACAACAACTCCCTGAACGTTTCTTGCTCCCTCAGTTCACATACCAGAGAATTTGGACAGTAGATCCATGAAGGGACAGTGTGAACCACTCTGGTTCTGCCCAGCAGTGGGGGAGTGACCCGGGATTGCTCTTTACCCATGGAACGAGCCCCATTCAGCAAGGTAACTGCAGACAACTCTTTGGATGCTTCTGGAACTACAGCCTGGACAACAGCTCACGGCTGCTCATGGATCAGGGCAGGAGACAGAGACACttgtccccctccccaccacccTGATCACCCTGACCCATCCTGGGCTCCAGCCCCCCACCCTCCCGCCCTTCCAGGATCCGGCCCCAGCACAGGCAACCCCCGACAGCAGCGGGTCTGTCCCCATAGTGTTCCTGCCTCGTCTCCCAGGCTGGCTGTTTGTCCCTGAGCTCCACGGCGCAGACAGAAgtggaaagggggaaaaatgcaGCGGGGGCCACGTTCTGTGTGTGGAGTTTGagcagcccagggcagtgcacacacacacgggGACACTCAGCCCTGCGCTGGGCTCCAGCCAAACAGCTGAACGTCGCAGAATAATCCCCTTTGTTGTGTCAGAGGGGATAAGAACAAAACCCACAGAGGCAAAGGGGGCTGGTACAGCAATAACCCCGCTCTGCCATGCACTAACAGGCTGGAGAAGATTCAGCCCCTTCACTCTCCTCTTATGCAGAGTCTCACCAGCACCTTTGGTGCCGACTCTGGAGAAGCTCTCAGGGCACACAACAAGAGCACGAGTGGCTAAAAGCTGAGAGTTCAGAGGGTCTTATGCCAATTTCAGTGAAGAGATAAAACCTGGCTCTGAAGCATCAGCTATGCATGcccaggaaaacaaacacagctgACCCTGGGTGACTCACCCCGCACATCCCCACCCTGACAGCAACAGGATGAAAACACAAGAGCTCGGTGGAGGAGGGAGgatgagaaagaggaagaaaacagccACCCAGGTTGCACAAGACCTGGGAAGAGCACACACACATCCTGTCGAGAGGGACTGAGCTGTCAGGCCACAAAACGCCTTCTCCCACCTCAaactccaaaccaaaccacGAGACACACTCTCTGCCCAGCTCTCAGCtccccccggggctgggccaTCTGTGCCTGCACCCGAGGGACCTTTGTCTCTCCCTCCAGTCTGGTGGCGATGCCCTGGATCCCCTCCAGGAAAGGGAACATCAGCCACCCAGAGCTTGCAGTCCGGCACCCACAGAGCCCCGGGGGGCCAAACGCCCCTCACGACGAAGGGGACCCTCACCTAGTTTGGCAGCAGCCACCTGCGCACCAGCTCCCATCCTCCCCACAAGAATACCCCGCGACCCCAGGGACCCCGCGGTGTCCAGCAAAGGACCCCGATCTCCCCGGCCCTCAGCAGCCCCTCAAGGTCGGGAGCAGCCCTGTCATGCCCCCCCACACCCACCCGAGACACCCTCACAGGGTCTCCCCACTCCCGAACCCCCTTACCCTTTCCCAAGGCACCCGGCACAACCCACGACACCGCCTGCTCTGCCTTCGCCCCCTCGagcccccgctgcccccggcTGCTCACCTTGAAGTACCCGCCCTCGTAGTGGGTGTCCGGGGGGCCGAAGATGGCCACGTCCCAGGTGTACAGGTCCCCCTCGTCCACCAGGGTGACCCGGAACCCCTCCACgggctcctcctgcagccccttcagctccagcagcagcgcCTTCTGCGAGCTGGGCACGGGGGGCCGCGCcatggcggggccggggctcggcgggccgggggggccgcTCTGAggcgcgggggggcggcgggggctgtGCCGGCGGGGCGGAAGGCGGGGCCGCCCGGAGCTCCGCCCCTACGGGCACCGCTCGCCAATCAAAGCGCGCCGCGGGGGCGGGGCAGGGGCGGAGCTCGCGCCGGgatggcggcggggcggggccgggcccggtCCTGTCGGCGCTCCCGGTGCGCGGCCGTGCCGGGGCTCTCgttgctcctggccctgctggcgCTCCCGGCCGCCCCACCGAGCAAACCCAGCGCACGTGCCGGGGTCCCTTCAGCGATCGTCCGCCGCCCCGGGGCTCCCTGGGACACCGGGTCCCGGCCCGGCCGACAGCCCCGGTGCGACCGTGCAGCCCCAGGTCAGCGTTCAGCAGTGACTGCACCTGTCAGCCCGCGGGTGTCACACCCTGTGTGATACTACACCGCTCTGCCAGGCAACCggagcagaggctgctcctggcacagccccagcagaaTGATCCCTCCAGTGCCCGTGGCTCACACCTCCCCTCGTGTCACATCCTGTCACCTGTGCTTGGGTCAGGAGCCAGCCCCAGGTCCTGCCCCCACCCAATACAACATCCCTGTGGGGATTCTCCAACCAGCCCTTGCACTCCAAGTGCTCCACAGCCACACCAGCccccaaggatggagactgccctgtgctgccaggTGGTAAGAAACTGGCcactaaaaaataataaaaagatttAATGTCTTACAGCAAACCAGCAATTGCACAGTATAAATAACAAACAGACAAGTTCAAATAAATAACCCCTGGCCTGACACACAGCTGGTGCCAAAGCAAACCCCGTCCCAGGGGAAGGGGATGTGTCTTGTCCAGATATGACGCTCATGGAGCTGTCCAATGCAGCCATGGCCCAGCTTCGTTCCTTCTGGCTTGATTcactgcccagagctgccctgcaggTCATAGTCCTCGTGCCAGTTCTGGACAACACCTGAAAGGGACTTCCCAATGCAGCTGGGCCAGAGGAGCCATGGCTGGGCGAGGCGCTGTGAGCAggggcacagagctgctgagcacagTTCCTGCTG
The window above is part of the Pseudopipra pipra isolate bDixPip1 chromosome 27, bDixPip1.hap1, whole genome shotgun sequence genome. Proteins encoded here:
- the CDC34 gene encoding ubiquitin-conjugating enzyme E2 R1, whose amino-acid sequence is MARPPVPSSQKALLLELKGLQEEPVEGFRVTLVDEGDLYTWDVAIFGPPDTHYEGGYFKARLRFPIDYPYSPPAFRFLTKMWHPNIYETGDVCISILHPPVDDPQSGELPSERWNPTQNVRTILLSVISLLNEPNTFSPANVDASVMYRKWKESKGKDREYTDIIRKQVLGTKLDAERDGVKVPTTLAEYCVKTKVPASDEGSDLFYDDYYEDDEMEEEAESCYGDEDDSGNEES